The genomic DNA AGGGCATTGGTCGGTGGGCGACACCCGGCCCCGACGCGGGGAGCGCACCCCGCACTGATATGAATTGACCGAACGATTGCGTGACGCGGTCGTGCGAATTCTCAAGCAGCCTCCGCCAAACTGATGGCTCCGGCAGACAACCCGAAGGTCTCATGAGCGGTTGGCTCAAGCTGTTTGTTCTCGCCGCGGTGTTCGCCGCGATCCTTTGGTTCCTGCTCAGCATGAGCAGTGACAAGCCCGCTTCCGTTCGGCCGGACGCACGGCCGCAGGCGTCATCGGAAACGACCGACGCCGACCACGACGCCTGGTCGAAGGAAGACCGCGCGATCTGGCGCGACAAGATCAACCAGCGTCTCGCGCGCTGAACCGGCGACGGCGGGACCGCCGGCACAGTGCGCAGCGCCAATCAAAAGGCGGCGGCTTCGACCTCCAGATACACTCGACTGACATGCGCACCGAGGCGCAGGTCAAACCCGACCCAGTCGCGAAACCTGTCGACCGCCATCTCAACCTGCGGTTTCATCTCGAAATCCTCCGCACCCTCCTCATACAGACGCGCGACAGTCGAACGCACGCCATGTAGATAGTCACGGTACACGAGCGCAGTTTCGGCGCCGCCCGCGCGGCCGTGGCCCGGGATGTAGTGACGAAATCCACGCGCGACGATCTGGTCTATGGCCTCGATGTTGCCGGCGAAATCACTGTCCCCTTCCATGATGCCGAGCATGCCGTTGCGTACCACATCGCCCATGAACAGCACGTCCTCACCGACGATCTCGATCATGAGGTCGTTGTCGGTATGCGCCGAGCCGGTGTGCAGGATGCGAAACTGCACATCGCCAATCGTGAGCTCGTCCCCGTCACCGACCGCTTGATCCGGCGGTGTCAGGTTTCTGCCGTCCGCGGCG from Chromatiales bacterium includes the following:
- a CDS encoding MBL fold metallo-hydrolase, giving the protein MTDRVGVIYGPFDLPDRNNRGFRNNVVITRTAGGLVVFDPGGSAWAGEMVVRVCAQSYPGEPIVAVFNSHAHGDHWLGNEGVRRHYPGVPIHAHPRMLEKAAGNDGHAWLATINRVTDGAADGRNLTPPDQAVGDGDELTIGDVQFRILHTGSAHTDNDLMIEIVGEDVLFMGDVVRNGMLGIMEGDSDFAGNIEAIDQIVARGFRHYIPGHGRAGGAETALVYRDYLHGVRSTVARLYEEGAEDFEMKPQVEMAVDRFRDWVGFDLRLGAHVSRVYLEVEAAAF